One genomic region from Vibrio cyclitrophicus encodes:
- the lysS gene encoding lysine--tRNA ligase, translated as MTDAVQNENAQEASSPEENKLIAERRSKLDHIRQNCKANGHPNDFRREHLAGDLQAEFGEKTKEELEELNHIVAIAGRIMAKRGPFLAIQETSGRIQAYAAKDVQKVLKEKYQGLDIGDIIGVKGALHKSGKGDLYVNMEEFELLTKALRPLPEKFHGLTDQEMRYRQRYVDLIVNEDSRNTFIVRSKLVSSIRNFMSSKGYLEVETPMMHVIPGGATARPFITHHNALDIDMYLRVAPELYLKRLVVGGFDRVFEINRNFRNEGLSPRHNPEFTMMEFYQAYSDYKDLMDLTEEMLSTAAMDVLGSTSMPYGEETVEFGGTYARMSMFDAIKHYTPENANIQALTEDDLQNRELMVKIAEEVGLYVEKFWTCGQLLEEIFGETAEPQLIQPTFITGYPADISPLARRSDDNPFFTDRFEFFIGGREVANGFSELNDAQDQDERFKAQVNAKDAGDDEAMYYDADYITALEHGLPPTAGQGIGIDRLAMLFTNTHTIRDVILFPAMRPQA; from the coding sequence ATGACTGATGCTGTTCAAAACGAAAACGCACAAGAAGCTTCTTCACCTGAAGAGAACAAACTAATCGCTGAGCGCCGCAGCAAGCTGGATCACATCCGCCAAAACTGCAAAGCTAACGGTCACCCAAATGACTTCCGTCGTGAGCACCTAGCTGGCGACCTTCAAGCGGAATTCGGTGAGAAGACTAAGGAAGAGCTCGAAGAGCTTAACCACATCGTTGCGATCGCTGGTCGTATTATGGCGAAGCGTGGTCCATTCCTTGCGATTCAAGAAACTTCTGGTCGTATCCAAGCATACGCAGCGAAAGATGTTCAAAAAGTACTAAAAGAGAAGTACCAAGGCCTAGATATCGGTGACATCATCGGTGTTAAAGGTGCGCTTCACAAATCAGGTAAAGGCGACCTTTACGTGAACATGGAAGAGTTTGAATTGCTAACGAAAGCACTTCGTCCTCTGCCAGAGAAGTTCCACGGTCTAACTGACCAAGAGATGCGTTACCGTCAGCGTTACGTTGATCTAATCGTGAACGAAGACTCTCGTAACACATTCATCGTGCGTTCTAAGCTTGTGTCTTCAATCCGTAACTTCATGAGCTCAAAAGGCTACCTAGAAGTTGAAACGCCAATGATGCACGTGATCCCAGGCGGTGCAACAGCACGTCCATTCATCACTCATCACAACGCACTAGACATCGACATGTACCTACGTGTTGCACCTGAGCTTTACCTTAAGCGTCTAGTGGTTGGTGGTTTTGACCGTGTATTCGAGATCAACCGTAACTTCCGTAACGAAGGTCTCTCTCCACGTCACAACCCAGAATTCACAATGATGGAATTCTACCAAGCGTACTCTGACTACAAAGATCTAATGGATCTAACGGAAGAGATGCTAAGCACAGCAGCAATGGACGTTCTTGGTTCTACTTCTATGCCTTACGGTGAGGAAACAGTTGAGTTCGGTGGCACTTACGCTCGCATGAGCATGTTCGATGCAATCAAACACTACACTCCTGAAAATGCAAACATTCAAGCTTTGACTGAAGATGATCTTCAGAACAGAGAATTGATGGTTAAAATTGCAGAAGAAGTAGGTCTGTACGTTGAGAAGTTTTGGACGTGTGGTCAGCTTCTTGAAGAGATCTTTGGTGAAACGGCTGAGCCTCAGCTAATTCAACCAACGTTCATCACTGGCTACCCAGCGGACATCTCTCCTCTAGCACGTCGTAGCGATGACAACCCATTCTTCACAGACCGTTTTGAGTTCTTCATCGGTGGCCGTGAAGTCGCGAACGGTTTCTCTGAGCTTAACGATGCACAAGATCAAGACGAACGTTTCAAAGCGCAAGTTAACGCGAAAGACGCGGGTGATGATGAAGCTATGTACTACGATGCAGACTACATTACAGCACTAGAGCACGGCCTACCGCCAACAGCGGGTCAAGGTATCGGTATCGACCGTCTAGCGATGCTATTTACAAACACGCACACAATTCGTGATGTGATTTTGTTCCCGGCAATGCGCCCACAAGCGTAA
- a CDS encoding DUF6482 family protein yields MQKHQLDMWLHGEHKDSYQTPKVYVIGCSDISEYLLAVEYKHKLEPVKQDGEPLHFGSLDQVKEELLRLGFEKAYLRLHNAYDEFGNEPSQSYCDIELALKPH; encoded by the coding sequence ATGCAAAAGCATCAATTAGACATGTGGTTACATGGAGAGCACAAAGACTCTTATCAAACACCCAAAGTGTACGTTATTGGTTGTTCTGATATCTCAGAGTATCTATTGGCGGTGGAGTACAAACACAAGCTAGAACCTGTAAAGCAAGACGGCGAGCCGCTTCACTTTGGATCCTTGGATCAAGTGAAAGAGGAGTTACTCCGGCTCGGCTTTGAAAAGGCTTACCTTCGCTTGCACAACGCGTATGATGAGTTTGGTAATGAACCTAGCCAGAGTTACTGCGATATTGAATTAGCGCTTAAACCTCATTAG
- a CDS encoding thioredoxin fold domain-containing protein gives MSVLRRLPLLAFPLMITACNASEAKVEPTSTAVEVASAQAIDTAALTKRFEKIGIKVDKIVPSDIDGLLEVQTNSGIIFSSPEGDHFIAGTLYSLDDNGKFSDVLAERQAPLNAEKVAAMSDTVIEYKADNEKYFVTVFTDITCGYCVRLHSQMQGYNDLGITVRYMAYPRQGATGQVADQMAAIWASDDPKEAMHDVKVNRQMPASGKNLAEQKQIIAKQYQLGRELGINGTPAIVLASGELVSGYLPPAQLLQRLEQ, from the coding sequence ATGAGCGTATTACGCCGTCTTCCTCTATTAGCGTTTCCTCTTATGATTACTGCATGTAATGCATCAGAAGCGAAAGTAGAACCAACATCAACAGCCGTAGAAGTTGCTTCAGCTCAAGCTATTGATACCGCTGCGTTAACTAAGCGCTTTGAAAAAATCGGTATTAAAGTCGATAAGATCGTTCCTTCAGATATTGATGGCCTGCTGGAGGTTCAAACGAACAGCGGCATTATCTTTTCTTCTCCAGAAGGTGATCATTTTATCGCGGGTACTCTTTACTCTTTGGACGACAACGGCAAGTTCAGTGATGTTTTGGCTGAGCGTCAAGCGCCGTTGAATGCTGAAAAAGTCGCGGCAATGTCAGATACGGTTATCGAATATAAAGCCGATAATGAAAAGTACTTTGTGACTGTATTTACTGACATTACGTGTGGTTACTGTGTTCGTCTGCATAGCCAAATGCAAGGCTATAACGACTTAGGAATTACTGTTCGCTACATGGCTTACCCGCGCCAAGGCGCAACTGGACAAGTTGCCGACCAAATGGCGGCAATTTGGGCTTCTGACGATCCAAAAGAAGCCATGCACGATGTGAAAGTCAATCGTCAAATGCCAGCTTCTGGTAAAAACCTAGCAGAGCAAAAGCAGATCATCGCTAAGCAATACCAATTAGGCCGTGAGCTTGGTATTAATGGCACTCCAGCTATCGTGCTAGCAAGTGGTGAATTGGTGAGTGGTTACTTACCACCAGCACAACTGCTTCAACGTTTAGAGCAGTAA
- the mutH gene encoding DNA mismatch repair endonuclease MutH, translating to MKPEPQTQQELLDRAYTIAGMTFKELSDEAEMVMPSDLKRDKGWVGQLLEWHLGAPAGSKPEQDFAKLGIELKSIPIGYSGKPLETTFVCVAPLMGVQGITWETSHVRNKLSKVLWIPVEGEREIPLAERHVGSPLLWTPSQEEDELLKRDWEELMELIVLGNVEQITARHGEALHLRPKAANSRVLTEAYGASGKPIKTKPRGFYLRTQFTHKLLTAHYA from the coding sequence ATGAAACCAGAACCACAAACACAACAAGAGCTATTAGACAGAGCGTATACTATTGCAGGGATGACCTTCAAAGAGCTCTCCGATGAAGCCGAGATGGTGATGCCAAGCGACCTTAAGCGTGATAAAGGTTGGGTTGGGCAGCTGTTAGAATGGCATTTAGGTGCACCCGCTGGCAGTAAGCCAGAACAGGATTTTGCAAAGCTGGGCATCGAACTTAAAAGCATTCCGATTGGTTATTCTGGAAAGCCACTCGAAACAACGTTTGTTTGTGTTGCGCCACTGATGGGCGTACAAGGCATAACATGGGAAACTAGCCACGTTAGAAATAAACTGTCTAAAGTGCTGTGGATCCCAGTTGAAGGAGAAAGAGAAATCCCGTTGGCAGAAAGGCATGTTGGTTCACCTTTATTATGGACGCCAAGCCAAGAAGAAGATGAACTTCTAAAAAGAGATTGGGAAGAGCTGATGGAGTTGATTGTTTTAGGCAATGTTGAACAGATAACAGCAAGGCACGGTGAAGCACTCCATTTACGCCCTAAGGCCGCAAACAGTCGTGTGTTAACGGAAGCTTACGGTGCAAGCGGTAAACCCATAAAAACCAAACCTCGTGGTTTTTACTTAAGAACCCAGTTCACCCATAAACTGCTGACTGCACACTATGCATAA
- the prfB gene encoding peptide chain release factor 2 (programmed frameshift), giving the protein MFEINPIKNRLQDVSERTNILRGYLDYDAKKERLEEVNAELEQPDVWNEPERAQALGKERSALEAVVETIDQLDQGVEDVDGLLELAVEEEDQETFDEIEPELAELEAKLEKLEFRRMFSGDHDASDCYIDLQSGSGGTEAQDWTSMMLRMYLRWADSKGFKTEVIEVSDGDVAGLKGATVRISGEYAYGWLRTETGVHRLVRKSPFDSSGRRHTSFASAFIYPEIDDNITIDINPSDLRIDVYRASGAGGQHVNTTESAVRITHVPTNTVVQCQNDRSQHKNKDQAMKQLRAKLFELEIQKQNAEKQASEETKSDIGWGSQIRSYVLDDSRIKDLRTGIENRNTQAVLDGDLDKFIEASLKSGL; this is encoded by the exons ATGTTTGAAATCAATCCTATAAAAAACCGTCTGCAGGATGTGTCTGAGCGCACAAATATCCTGAGGGGGTATCTT GACTATGACGCTAAGAAAGAGCGTCTAGAAGAAGTAAACGCAGAATTAGAACAACCGGATGTATGGAACGAACCTGAGCGTGCTCAAGCGCTAGGTAAAGAACGTTCTGCATTGGAAGCGGTAGTAGAAACAATCGACCAACTTGACCAGGGCGTTGAGGATGTTGATGGCCTATTAGAGCTTGCGGTTGAAGAAGAAGATCAAGAAACGTTCGATGAGATTGAACCAGAACTCGCCGAGCTTGAAGCTAAGCTAGAGAAGCTGGAATTCCGTCGTATGTTCTCTGGTGATCACGATGCATCAGATTGCTACATCGATTTACAGTCAGGCTCGGGCGGTACAGAAGCTCAAGACTGGACTTCAATGATGTTGCGTATGTACTTACGTTGGGCTGATTCGAAAGGCTTCAAGACTGAAGTTATCGAGGTGTCTGATGGTGATGTTGCTGGCCTTAAAGGTGCAACGGTACGTATCTCTGGTGAGTACGCTTACGGTTGGTTACGTACAGAGACTGGTGTTCACCGTCTAGTTCGTAAGTCACCATTTGATTCAAGTGGTCGTCGTCATACTTCATTTGCCTCTGCGTTTATCTATCCTGAGATTGATGACAACATTACGATCGACATTAATCCTTCTGACTTACGTATTGATGTATACCGTGCCTCTGGCGCTGGTGGTCAGCACGTAAACACCACGGAATCAGCGGTACGTATTACTCACGTTCCGACTAACACCGTGGTTCAGTGTCAGAATGACCGTTCGCAGCATAAGAACAAAGATCAAGCGATGAAGCAGCTACGTGCTAAGCTTTTTGAACTTGAGATTCAAAAACAAAATGCTGAAAAACAAGCGAGCGAAGAAACGAAATCAGACATCGGTTGGGGCAGTCAGATCCGCTCTTACGTACTGGATGATTCTCGTATCAAAGATTTACGCACCGGCATCGAAAACCGTAACACTCAAGCGGTTCTTGACGGTGACTTAGACAAGTTTATTGAAGCTAGCCTGAAATCAGGTCTGTAA
- the vpsR gene encoding cyclic-di-GMP-binding transcriptional regulator VpsR (Not actually a response regulator, but instead a cyclic-di-GMP-binding transcription factor.), whose amino-acid sequence MGTQFKMDSLPGSLIVVGGAYEPWLSVLEQVGWQCTQCADLRKADALIADIGPCIGIVDLSHDEFSLNGIANLVSNNKQVRWLAFIRESQLSSDTICQFIVNFCIDFFTAPIPDAQLLSTIGHQLGMLKLEQKVWPNYGINNNMGLLGDSVAVKRLRDQVKRIGPTDVSILIYGESGAGKETIARSIHQNSSRAQNPFLTVNCRALSEMRIEAEVFGISTQQTSAPCILEEADGGTILLNDVLAMPRNQQLNLLRFLQEGKIETAAGPKSIDVRILAANSSDIEKALIEGDFNEELYHYINVLRIHVPSLKERVSDISVLANHFLREYSKEFNAQAKSFSEDAIRSMNRYHWPGNVRELMNQIKRVVLMSDAVIIEDHQLDLPKQNDERRSLKSIRERSERDALLIVLESYGGQVSLAAKELGVSRATMYRLLNKHSLISEGVI is encoded by the coding sequence ATGGGAACTCAATTTAAGATGGATTCCTTACCAGGTTCTCTTATCGTGGTTGGTGGTGCGTACGAACCCTGGTTATCAGTGTTAGAACAAGTGGGTTGGCAGTGTACCCAGTGTGCAGATCTACGAAAAGCCGATGCCTTGATTGCTGACATTGGTCCATGTATCGGTATTGTTGATCTTAGCCATGATGAGTTTAGTCTTAACGGTATTGCTAACCTCGTAAGCAATAACAAGCAGGTGCGATGGCTCGCCTTTATTCGTGAATCTCAATTGAGCTCTGATACGATCTGCCAATTTATCGTTAACTTCTGTATCGACTTTTTCACGGCACCAATCCCTGATGCTCAGCTACTGAGTACTATTGGTCACCAGTTGGGTATGCTCAAGCTTGAGCAGAAAGTATGGCCAAACTACGGCATTAACAACAATATGGGCCTATTGGGTGACTCTGTGGCTGTGAAGCGCTTGAGAGACCAAGTAAAGCGCATTGGGCCTACTGATGTCAGTATCTTAATTTACGGAGAGAGTGGGGCAGGTAAAGAGACGATCGCACGTTCTATTCATCAAAACTCTTCGCGAGCACAGAATCCATTTCTAACGGTTAATTGCCGTGCCTTGTCTGAAATGAGAATAGAAGCTGAAGTGTTTGGTATTTCAACACAGCAAACTTCGGCACCGTGTATATTAGAAGAAGCAGACGGCGGAACTATCTTACTCAATGATGTGTTGGCGATGCCCCGTAATCAACAATTGAATCTACTTCGCTTTTTACAAGAAGGCAAAATTGAAACTGCGGCAGGGCCAAAATCTATCGATGTACGTATTCTGGCGGCGAACTCTTCTGATATCGAAAAAGCATTGATTGAAGGTGACTTCAATGAAGAATTGTATCATTACATTAATGTGTTGCGTATTCATGTTCCGAGTCTGAAAGAGCGTGTGAGCGATATTTCTGTGTTAGCGAATCATTTCTTACGTGAGTACTCGAAAGAGTTTAATGCTCAGGCTAAGAGTTTCTCAGAGGATGCTATTCGTTCAATGAATCGCTACCACTGGCCAGGCAACGTTCGTGAGCTGATGAATCAGATAAAGCGTGTTGTTCTGATGTCGGATGCCGTGATCATAGAAGATCACCAACTTGATTTACCAAAACAGAATGATGAACGTCGCAGTTTGAAAAGCATTCGTGAGCGTTCAGAGCGCGATGCATTGTTGATTGTATTGGAATCTTACGGTGGACAGGTCTCGTTGGCTGCTAAGGAGCTCGGAGTATCACGAGCAACGATGTACCGTTTATTGAATAAACACAGCCTTATTTCTGAGGGCGTTATTTAG
- the ptsP gene encoding phosphoenolpyruvate--protein phosphotransferase, with protein sequence MLSQLREIVEHVSRVEDVSTALDILVKETCSAMQTECCTVYLANNDMQRLELMATQGLIFKGNSIHIGFDEGLVGLVKRSAEPINLAQASAHPAYKFFPELGEKVYHSFLGTPIIHRKQVLGVLVIQQKSPRLFSEMEESFLVTLSAQLAVIVAHAQTQGHWLLEQQKLPATKGIAASSGVAIGDLWWDNTQPELTDVYPASTLNVEREHELLAVAVENALNDFKRMRKRLDSEINKDALAIFDLFTHLLNDPMLRKDLKSQIQKGDKADWALRQVVESYSNRFARMSDVYLRERAQDIRELGQRLLYFLHNSEHELRTLDKPIILVVRELTASVLASIPKEKLLAVISLEGAANSHAAILSRALGIPSVMGVNFNLAQANGKQAIVDGYSGEIFIEPSHNLLSEYQGLILEESELSSMVNRELYLPARTQDDQQIEILLNAGLSADTNIAINQGVDGVGLYRTEISFLLQQRFPSEDEQFKQYRSVLSSYPEKQVVMRTLDIGGDKALPYFPIEEDNPFLGWRGIRFTLDHPDIFIIQLRAMLRASCDSQNLSILLPMISGAQELDDAVQLIEQAYDEVHELDNRVRMPRIGIMIEVPSMLYLLPLIADKVDFVSVGTNDLTQYLLAVDRNNSRVSDVYESMHPAVIMALKQIHDTCKQYQLPVCICGELAGDPMGALLLIGLGYETLSMNTSNVARTKYLIRQSNLSELQDLANKALSKPYGRDIYSMMLNYFEEREFTGFIRAGKK encoded by the coding sequence ATGCTCAGTCAACTAAGGGAAATAGTTGAACACGTATCAAGAGTTGAAGATGTGTCGACGGCTCTTGATATTTTAGTTAAAGAGACATGCAGTGCGATGCAGACGGAATGTTGCACCGTGTATTTGGCAAATAATGATATGCAGCGCCTTGAGTTGATGGCAACTCAAGGCCTGATCTTCAAAGGCAATAGTATTCACATTGGTTTTGACGAAGGCCTGGTTGGCCTTGTTAAAAGAAGCGCTGAACCTATCAACCTTGCACAAGCGTCTGCTCACCCTGCTTATAAATTTTTTCCGGAGTTGGGAGAAAAGGTTTATCACTCTTTTCTCGGTACTCCGATTATCCATCGCAAGCAAGTGCTTGGTGTTTTGGTTATTCAACAGAAATCTCCTCGTTTATTCAGTGAAATGGAAGAGTCTTTCCTTGTCACTCTTTCAGCACAACTTGCGGTTATTGTGGCGCATGCCCAAACCCAAGGTCATTGGTTATTAGAACAACAAAAGTTGCCGGCGACGAAAGGTATCGCAGCGTCATCAGGTGTAGCGATTGGTGATTTGTGGTGGGACAACACGCAACCTGAATTAACCGATGTTTATCCGGCTTCGACGCTTAATGTTGAAAGAGAGCATGAGTTGCTGGCGGTTGCTGTCGAAAATGCTCTGAATGACTTTAAGCGCATGCGCAAGCGTTTGGATAGCGAAATAAACAAAGATGCGTTGGCGATCTTTGACCTGTTTACTCACTTACTCAACGATCCCATGTTGCGTAAGGATCTGAAAAGCCAAATTCAGAAGGGCGATAAAGCTGATTGGGCACTAAGACAAGTTGTTGAAAGTTACTCTAATCGCTTTGCTCGTATGTCTGATGTCTATCTTCGCGAGAGAGCACAAGACATTCGAGAGCTCGGACAAAGGCTGCTGTATTTCCTTCATAACTCTGAGCATGAACTCCGCACGTTAGACAAGCCCATTATTCTGGTGGTACGTGAACTAACGGCCTCTGTTTTGGCGTCTATTCCAAAAGAAAAATTGTTGGCGGTCATTTCCTTGGAAGGGGCGGCGAACTCTCACGCAGCGATCTTATCTCGTGCGCTTGGCATTCCTTCGGTGATGGGGGTCAATTTCAACCTTGCCCAAGCTAATGGTAAGCAAGCGATTGTCGATGGGTATAGCGGTGAGATTTTTATTGAGCCGAGTCATAACTTACTTAGTGAATACCAAGGGCTGATTCTAGAAGAAAGTGAACTCTCTTCTATGGTCAACCGAGAATTATATTTACCAGCAAGAACGCAAGATGATCAGCAAATAGAGATCTTGCTCAATGCTGGTTTGAGTGCGGATACTAATATAGCGATTAACCAAGGGGTTGACGGCGTAGGCTTGTATCGAACGGAAATTTCTTTCTTGTTACAGCAGAGATTCCCGTCAGAAGACGAACAGTTCAAGCAGTACCGTTCTGTATTATCGAGCTATCCCGAGAAGCAAGTGGTGATGCGTACGTTGGATATTGGTGGTGATAAGGCATTACCTTATTTCCCGATTGAAGAGGACAATCCGTTTCTTGGCTGGCGTGGTATTCGTTTTACACTCGATCACCCAGATATCTTTATTATTCAACTACGCGCCATGTTGCGTGCGAGCTGTGATAGTCAGAATTTAAGTATCCTATTACCAATGATTTCGGGTGCTCAAGAGCTGGATGATGCGGTTCAGCTTATAGAACAGGCTTACGATGAAGTACACGAGCTTGATAATAGAGTACGCATGCCTCGCATTGGTATCATGATCGAAGTGCCATCAATGCTGTATTTGCTGCCGTTAATCGCAGACAAGGTCGATTTTGTTTCTGTGGGTACCAATGACTTAACCCAATATTTATTGGCGGTTGATCGGAACAATTCCCGCGTATCTGATGTCTATGAATCCATGCACCCTGCGGTGATCATGGCATTAAAACAAATTCATGATACATGTAAGCAATATCAATTACCTGTGTGTATTTGTGGCGAGCTAGCTGGTGATCCTATGGGCGCATTACTGTTGATTGGGCTAGGGTACGAAACGTTAAGTATGAATACCTCAAATGTCGCTAGAACCAAATACTTGATTCGCCAATCTAACCTGAGTGAATTACAGGATTTAGCAAATAAGGCACTTTCAAAACCGTATGGTCGTGACATCTATAGTATGATGCTCAACTATTTCGAAGAGCGTGAATTTACAGGCTTCATTCGAGCAGGTAAAAAATAG
- the rppH gene encoding RNA pyrophosphohydrolase: MIDGDGYRLNVGIVICNNHGQVFWAKRYGQHSWQFPQGGIDEGETPEQAMYRELYEEVGLTKKDVKIVATSRHWLRYKLPKRLVRWDSKPVCIGQKQKWFLLRLDCDESQINMQRGSTPEFDGWRWVSYWYPVRQVVSFKRDVYRRAMKEFASLAMPFKERKTKGKRKLRRG; this comes from the coding sequence GTGATAGATGGCGATGGTTACCGATTAAATGTTGGTATTGTAATCTGTAACAACCATGGTCAGGTCTTCTGGGCTAAACGATACGGGCAACATTCATGGCAATTCCCTCAAGGGGGAATAGATGAAGGTGAAACTCCGGAACAGGCAATGTACCGTGAGTTGTATGAAGAGGTTGGCCTTACTAAAAAGGATGTAAAGATCGTCGCGACAAGTCGTCATTGGTTACGCTATAAGCTACCCAAACGACTGGTTCGGTGGGATTCTAAACCTGTCTGTATTGGACAAAAACAGAAGTGGTTCCTTTTACGCTTAGATTGCGATGAATCGCAGATCAATATGCAGCGTGGAAGTACACCTGAATTTGATGGTTGGCGTTGGGTGAGTTACTGGTACCCTGTTCGACAAGTTGTTTCTTTTAAGCGAGATGTGTACCGTCGAGCGATGAAAGAATTCGCATCTTTGGCAATGCCGTTTAAAGAGCGAAAAACAAAAGGAAAACGCAAATTGCGTAGAGGTTAA
- the recJ gene encoding single-stranded-DNA-specific exonuclease RecJ: protein MIEIQRRPEVDTSVLPAHLPDLLKRIYVSRGINSADQLETAAKGLHSYQKLGGIDAAVELLFKAIQQQKRIIIVGDFDADGATSSALSVLALRMLGSSNVDYLVPNRFEDGYGLSPEVVVQAIELGAEVIMTVDNGVSSIEGVRFAKEKGLEVLVTDHHLPGHELPIVDAMVNPNLESCAFPSKALAGVGVAFYLMMALCVHMRKLNWFAERGMTEPKLMELIDLVALGTVADVVPLDENNRILVHQGLQRIRAGKARPGIQALIEIAKRDAKRLVASDFGFALGPRINAAGRLDDMSFGVELLMSNNIHAARRMASELDGLNQTRKEIEEGMKQEAMAFCERLEFGKDDLPSGLALFQRDWHQGVIGILASRIKDKYHRPVIAFADGGEGSIKGSCRSIPGLHMRDALDRIDTQNPGLILKFGGHAMAAGLTIMEKDFDRFSKLFNDVVKNELGETALKGIILSDGELLPEEFSMHTAETLRSGGPWGQAFPEPIFDGEFKVLHQKLVGEKHLKLMLEPLYKGHPTNVMIDGIAFNVDLRRWPDASVKTVHLAFKLDINEFRGNQSLQLMIDYIEAK, encoded by the coding sequence ATGATAGAGATCCAACGCCGTCCTGAGGTCGATACTTCAGTTTTACCTGCTCATTTACCTGACTTGTTAAAGCGCATCTATGTGAGTCGCGGAATCAACAGTGCCGACCAATTAGAGACAGCAGCGAAAGGCCTACACTCTTATCAAAAACTGGGTGGTATCGATGCTGCGGTTGAATTATTGTTCAAAGCCATTCAGCAGCAAAAACGCATTATCATCGTTGGTGATTTTGATGCTGATGGTGCGACCAGTTCTGCTTTGTCGGTATTGGCACTGCGCATGCTGGGTAGTTCGAATGTTGATTATCTGGTACCAAACCGTTTTGAAGATGGCTATGGTTTGAGTCCTGAAGTTGTCGTACAGGCTATCGAACTTGGCGCTGAGGTCATCATGACGGTCGACAACGGTGTCTCTTCGATTGAAGGGGTTCGTTTTGCTAAAGAGAAAGGATTAGAAGTTTTAGTTACTGACCATCATTTACCGGGTCATGAGTTGCCCATCGTCGATGCGATGGTCAATCCGAACCTTGAAAGCTGCGCTTTTCCATCAAAGGCTTTAGCGGGGGTTGGTGTCGCCTTTTATTTGATGATGGCGCTTTGTGTTCATATGCGTAAGTTGAATTGGTTTGCAGAACGCGGCATGACAGAACCTAAGTTGATGGAACTGATTGACCTTGTGGCTCTGGGCACCGTTGCCGATGTAGTCCCGCTTGATGAAAACAACCGAATTTTGGTACATCAAGGGTTGCAGCGTATTCGTGCAGGTAAAGCTCGTCCGGGTATTCAAGCTTTGATTGAAATTGCCAAGCGAGACGCTAAGCGTTTAGTCGCATCTGATTTTGGCTTTGCACTTGGTCCTCGCATTAATGCGGCCGGCAGACTGGACGATATGTCTTTTGGTGTTGAGTTGCTAATGAGTAACAACATCCATGCTGCACGTCGAATGGCGAGTGAGCTGGATGGTTTGAACCAAACACGTAAAGAGATCGAAGAGGGTATGAAGCAAGAAGCGATGGCTTTTTGTGAGCGCCTTGAGTTTGGTAAAGACGATCTGCCTTCGGGTTTAGCGTTGTTCCAGCGTGATTGGCATCAAGGTGTGATTGGTATCTTGGCTTCGCGCATCAAAGATAAATACCATCGTCCAGTGATTGCTTTCGCTGATGGTGGGGAAGGGAGCATAAAGGGCTCTTGTCGTTCGATTCCGGGTTTACATATGCGTGATGCGTTGGACCGAATCGACACTCAAAACCCAGGTTTGATCTTGAAGTTTGGTGGCCATGCGATGGCGGCAGGCTTAACCATCATGGAAAAGGACTTTGATCGCTTCAGTAAGCTGTTTAACGATGTCGTGAAGAATGAGCTTGGAGAAACAGCACTGAAGGGCATTATCTTGTCTGATGGTGAGTTGTTACCTGAAGAGTTCTCAATGCACACCGCCGAAACGCTTCGTTCAGGTGGTCCGTGGGGACAAGCTTTCCCTGAGCCAATCTTCGATGGTGAATTTAAAGTACTGCATCAAAAGTTGGTGGGTGAAAAACATCTTAAGTTGATGTTGGAGCCGCTCTACAAAGGTCACCCGACCAATGTGATGATTGATGGTATCGCCTTTAATGTGGACCTACGCCGCTGGCCTGATGCTTCGGTGAAAACTGTGCACCTTGCATTTAAGCTCGATATTAACGAGTTTCGTGGCAACCAATCTTTGCAGCTGATGATTGATTACATCGAGGCCAAATAG